Sequence from the Magallana gigas chromosome 4, xbMagGiga1.1, whole genome shotgun sequence genome:
agagagagagagagagagagagtgggtgggtgtgtgtgtgggtgtgtTTGTGTGTGCTGACATTCAGGGGCACAAGTTGATTGTACGCCAAGAATCGGTattacaaatataattagatgaagtggaaaaaaaagtaatgtcaAGTTTTCAAAGGAGCATGACTTTCAACATCTGAGTGGTCTTACAAATACAAATGCCAAATGCCGTGGTTGAAGTTAAGCCTATTACAATCCATGGTGAGGACAATATATAATCGCTggatatatttcaatattgatAAGTATACTATAGAAGCAGTCACGTTTATTCTCTCAAATGTTGATgtctaattaaaatatttgatttttttaacactgCCTTTCCAATACTCACATacaaacagattgtcattattgtctACAGATAAAGCATAAGGATTCTtcagatcacagttatcaatgtaacagagaaactgtccattctgattcagaatgtggatacaatggttgacaccgtctgctgtcaggatatgactctgactgtctgttgtaATACCACGAGGTTCAACTGGTTCGTTCTTGGTAACTGAGGGATGACCAgtgtatctccatctgagtttcccgtcctgattaaccaccactactgcaccagcTCCACTGTCggctacacagatgtcatggtttctgttctcagTGATGTATTTAATTCTATTATTCCCGGAGTACAAAGGTTTACCTTtatcatcaaattgaattgtttgtttctctgtagatctcgagtaacggacaactttggCTTGAGTTTTATCATCACTGTACATGGTAACCAAGAGATCACCAGTAGCGGTGATGCAAAGATTAAAGGGATTCCACTCCTCTAATCTGATCAACTCTTCTGTCTTTCCAATATTTACTTCATATACTGTATTCAGTTTTCCGTCAGAGACAATTAGATTCCCATCAATGTCTACATCTAAATCATTAGGAAATTCTCCAGATTTTGTATAGACCGTCTGAAGGAGCGAACCCTTCATGTTGAAGCATTTGATATTATTGGTCTGTCCACTCGTCCATATCCTGTCATCGTTATAACAGGTAACATTGCGTAGTTTTTCATGTCCAGTCTCCATGGTGGCAACAAGCTCCGGTTTATACAGTAGTTCTCTGACTGAAGTATTGGGTTGGTTAAGTGACAAGAGATTATCTCCGGTAGTAGTAGATAATGGAATAATCTTTCCAAACAAGCAATACATCTTCGCATTATCTATTGGTTTTGATATGAATGTTGGCATTGATACGTGAACTTTGGGTGGTAACTTGCTAAACTC
This genomic interval carries:
- the LOC117682172 gene encoding tripartite motif-containing protein 2-like isoform X2, whose amino-acid sequence is MDPQSSAQDVHRCDLCETAIIHSYCDFCHINLCKPCILDHILDEYDKHKIVPFEERRSTLIFPKCETHSHKICDFQCEDCNNSLVCSSCMASVQHRGHTFVELSEVYKAKKDVIEKDKVEFENLISPKYEEIVFDLEKKLANLDRGYEELTTELSKQGAEWQREIEIIINKMKSEISEIKVKHKGILQKHLNEIKQVQSLIKQTLLDLEELEQSTEVSPTIKYSSRIREFSKLPPKVHVSMPTFISKPIDNAKMYCLFGKIIPLSTTTGDNLLSLNQPNTSVRELLYKPELVATMETGHEKLRNVTCYNDDRIWTSGQTNNIKCFNMKGSLLQTVYTKSGEFPNDLDVDIDGNLIVSDGKLNTVYEVNIGKTEELIRLEEWNPFNLCITATGDLLVTMYSDDKTQAKVVRYSRSTEKQTIQFDDKGKPLYSGNNRIKYITENRNHDICVADSGAGAVVVVNQDGKLRWRYTGHPSVTKNEPVEPRGITTDSQSHILTADGVNHCIHILNQNGQFLCYIDNCDLKNPYALSVDNNDNLFVCEYWKGSVKKIKYFN